A stretch of Phragmites australis chromosome 12, lpPhrAust1.1, whole genome shotgun sequence DNA encodes these proteins:
- the LOC133887000 gene encoding probable BOI-related E3 ubiquitin-protein ligase 2 — translation MEVQAQFGGGGLAGCLPCGGSLAEEQMRVLRDYGALLSAAANNGSHCAGVVSGARSVLTCNGSGGGVLPSRKRGREADIEQYVSSAALLPIPATEKASRRVDSAMTSTSGWPAVAASVAGALVSELCQHRAEIDALVRAEYERLHAGLEQARKRQCQALVQAAAGAAAQRLREKEAELEAAQRCAAEHEVRLRQAAIESHAWCSLARSNEAVAAGLRATIDHLLLRDAGGCPDPAEGFGESDPTSFPAAADDAQSCCFETKDATVTKWSCKACGEHEASVLLLPCRHLCLCKACEPRLDICPVCLAAKIASIHIAAD, via the coding sequence ATGGAAGTGCAAGCGCAGTTCGGTGGCGGTGGCCTCGCTGGGTGCTTACCCTGCGGCGGCAGCTTAGCTGAGGAGCAGATGcgggtgctcagggactacGGCGCGCTCCTGTCCGCGGCGGCAAACAATGGGTCACATTGCGCGGGCGTGGTCAGCGGCGCGCGGAGCGTGCTGACCTGCAACGGCAGCGGTGGTGGCGTGCTGCCGTCGCGGAAGCGCGGCAGGGAGGCTGATATCGAGCAGTACGTGTCGTCCGCGGCGCTGCTGCCGATCCCGGCGACGGAAAAGGCGAGCCGGAGAGTGGACTCGGCGATGACGTCGACCAGCGGGTGGCCAGCGGTGGCGGCATCTGTGGCAGGCGCGCTCGTATCGGAGCTATGCCAGCATCGGGCTGAGATCGACGCGCTTGTGCGGGCCGAGTACGAGCGGCTGCACGCCGGGCTGGAGCAGGCGCGCAAGCGGCAGTGCCAGGCGCTGGTGCAAGCCGCCGCGGGCGCCGCGGCGCAGAGGCTAAGGGAGAAGGAGGCGGAGCTGGAGGCAGCGCAGCGGTGCGCCGCGGAGCACGAGGTGCGGCTGAGACAGGCGGCCATCGAGAGCCATGCGTGGTGCAGCCTCGCGCGCAGCAACGAGGCCGTCGCCGCGGGGCTCCGCGCCACGAtcgaccacctcctcctccgcgacGCCGGCGGTTGCCCCGATCCCGCTGAGGGCTTCGGCGAGTCCGACCCCACCTCCTTCCCGGCTGCCGCGGACGACGCGCAGTCCTGCTGCTTCGAGACCAAGGACGCAACGGTCACCAAGTGGTCCTGCAAGGCGTGCGGCGAGCACGAGGCGtcggtgctgctgctgccgtgCCGGCACCTGTGCCTGTGCAAGGCGTGCGAGCCCAGGCTGGACATCTGCCCCGTCTGCCTCGCCGCCAAGATCGCGTCCATCCACATCGCCGCCGACTGA